In the Haloferula helveola genome, one interval contains:
- a CDS encoding L,D-transpeptidase family protein, with the protein MRFFPLLFPACLLLASCNWNVTGDRTSRYLAAYGPPQQEQRSPTDPGAALPDDASYWAGDHVKGSPLVRINLSQQKAHFYKGGKLVGVSRISTGQEGHDTPPGQFKIIQKNKDHRSNLYGVFKDKVTGQVVNDDVDTTKDKCPPGCIYVGAPMPYFMRFNGGIGMHTGYLPGYSASHGCVRMPDKMARKFFENVEVGTPVIVER; encoded by the coding sequence ATGAGATTCTTCCCGCTTCTTTTTCCCGCCTGCCTGCTGCTGGCTTCCTGCAACTGGAATGTCACAGGTGACCGGACCAGCCGCTACCTCGCCGCCTACGGACCACCCCAGCAGGAGCAACGATCTCCGACCGACCCCGGAGCCGCCCTTCCGGATGACGCGTCGTATTGGGCAGGCGACCACGTGAAAGGCTCTCCCCTTGTCCGCATCAACCTGAGCCAGCAGAAGGCGCACTTTTACAAAGGCGGCAAGTTGGTCGGCGTGTCACGGATCTCGACGGGTCAGGAAGGTCACGACACTCCCCCGGGCCAGTTCAAGATCATCCAGAAGAACAAGGATCACCGGTCCAACCTCTACGGTGTCTTCAAGGACAAGGTGACCGGTCAGGTCGTCAACGATGACGTCGACACCACCAAGGACAAGTGTCCTCCCGGCTGCATTTATGTCGGCGCCCCGATGCCCTACTTCATGCGATTCAATGGCGGAATCGGCATGCACACCGGTTACCTGCCCGGCTACAGCGCGTCCCACGGCTGCGTCCGGATGCCCGACAAGATGGCCAGGAAGTTCTTCGAGAATGTAGAAGTCGGCACTCCGGTGATCGTCGAGCGATGA
- a CDS encoding rhodanese-like domain-containing protein, which translates to MTSDFDPAQGIELTVEQVSELAPKIESGTWRLIDCREADEWAINRLPNARHIALSDFRPGAEAAAADGIPCIVYCHHGMRSLRAAAFLRSLGLDQAWSMSGGIDLWSDRIDPQVPKY; encoded by the coding sequence ATGACCTCCGATTTCGACCCGGCGCAGGGCATCGAATTGACCGTCGAGCAGGTCTCCGAACTGGCTCCGAAGATCGAATCCGGCACTTGGCGCCTGATTGACTGCCGGGAGGCGGACGAATGGGCGATCAACCGCCTGCCCAACGCCCGCCACATTGCTCTTTCCGACTTCCGCCCGGGCGCCGAAGCGGCGGCTGCCGACGGTATTCCGTGCATCGTCTACTGCCACCACGGCATGCGCTCGCTCCGGGCTGCCGCCTTCCTGCGATCGCTGGGTCTCGATCAGGCATGGTCGATGTCGGGAGGAATCGATCTCTGGTCCGACCGCATCGACCCGCAAGTCCCGAAGTACTAG
- the dtd gene encoding D-aminoacyl-tRNA deacylase: MRAIVQRVSEASVVISGETVAETGTGLLILLGIEETDTDDDLAWLAAKVARMRIFADPEGKMNLGMLDLPEAGAIVVSQFTLHASTRKGNRPSFIRAARPEHSEPLYEAFCARLEEESGRTVGRGRFGANMKVRLINDGPVTILIDSKLRE; the protein is encoded by the coding sequence GTGCGAGCGATTGTCCAACGGGTCTCCGAAGCATCCGTCGTGATTTCCGGCGAGACCGTCGCGGAAACCGGAACCGGGCTTCTGATTCTTCTCGGTATCGAGGAGACCGACACCGACGACGATCTCGCGTGGCTCGCCGCCAAGGTCGCACGGATGCGGATCTTCGCGGACCCAGAGGGAAAGATGAATCTCGGAATGCTCGATCTACCGGAGGCGGGAGCGATCGTCGTCAGCCAGTTCACACTCCACGCCTCGACCCGCAAGGGCAACCGGCCGTCCTTCATCCGGGCTGCCCGCCCCGAGCACTCGGAACCGCTCTACGAGGCGTTCTGCGCCAGGCTCGAAGAAGAATCGGGAAGAACGGTGGGACGTGGCCGGTTCGGTGCCAACATGAAAGTCCGGCTCATTAACGACGGTCCGGTTACCATCCTCATCGATTCCAAGCTCCGGGAGTGA
- a CDS encoding DUF4332 domain-containing protein: MVAFKSIEGIEDGEIELLEAAGFSDVRELATVEPEALHAELVKANSVLGLLDAAPGIESVRAWVGFSRQTTEGNTVAPQSAVAGPAVVSIGVVQEASVEVDEVAEAEAVEESEPVVEPEPVPQGPVNFEADPDVQDMLDRAPVALPIPNRLLMEQGIRPSEIEPAEVLNRAVSDLEVAVASNSKKPAPGSIGKPRGKAGGLKQVADFRSGTRLGIDSARVRSIDDVRDEPLAEPSKTEQAPVDERVRLIRTARESTNRGKDPNSRWFIRGVLHDRPFLVWFGCVIFILFQLAVPLGLVAAPLLMLSDHPSNSFAWVPSWVIAFPIAIPVFGLLYFAVSCRVKCRVCGQKVLMPRKCLKNRKAHHIPGIGYILPLAVHTILFRWFNCTFCGTSVRIKE; encoded by the coding sequence ATGGTCGCGTTCAAATCCATCGAAGGCATCGAAGACGGAGAAATCGAACTGCTCGAGGCGGCCGGTTTCTCCGATGTGCGCGAGCTTGCGACCGTGGAGCCCGAGGCGCTTCACGCCGAGTTGGTGAAAGCCAATAGTGTCTTGGGCTTGCTCGATGCGGCTCCTGGCATCGAGTCGGTCCGCGCGTGGGTCGGCTTTTCCCGGCAAACCACCGAGGGCAATACGGTGGCCCCGCAGAGTGCCGTAGCCGGGCCTGCGGTGGTTTCCATCGGCGTGGTGCAGGAGGCTTCGGTCGAGGTGGATGAAGTGGCTGAGGCAGAGGCGGTTGAGGAAAGCGAGCCTGTCGTCGAGCCTGAGCCGGTGCCTCAGGGGCCGGTCAATTTCGAGGCGGATCCGGACGTTCAGGACATGCTTGACCGGGCGCCCGTGGCGCTACCGATCCCGAATCGTCTCTTGATGGAACAAGGAATCCGGCCCTCGGAGATCGAACCGGCAGAAGTGCTTAATCGGGCGGTCAGTGATCTCGAGGTGGCGGTGGCGTCGAACTCGAAGAAGCCCGCGCCCGGGTCGATCGGCAAACCACGGGGCAAGGCGGGAGGTCTCAAGCAGGTTGCGGACTTCCGGTCGGGTACCCGATTGGGGATCGACTCCGCCCGCGTGCGCAGCATTGACGATGTCCGGGATGAGCCGCTCGCCGAACCATCGAAAACCGAGCAGGCGCCGGTGGATGAGCGGGTGCGTTTGATCCGCACGGCTCGGGAGTCGACCAATCGGGGCAAGGATCCGAATTCCCGATGGTTCATCCGCGGAGTGCTTCACGACCGTCCGTTCCTCGTTTGGTTCGGCTGCGTGATCTTCATCCTTTTCCAGCTGGCGGTTCCGCTCGGTCTTGTCGCCGCACCATTGCTGATGCTTTCGGATCACCCTTCGAACAGCTTTGCCTGGGTTCCGTCTTGGGTGATCGCTTTTCCAATCGCGATTCCGGTGTTCGGTCTGCTGTATTTCGCGGTGTCCTGCAGGGTGAAGTGCCGTGTCTGCGGACAGAAAGTCCTGATGCCGAGGAAGTGCCTCAAGAACCGCAAGGCCCACCACATTCCGGGTATCGGCTACATCCTCCCGCTCGCTGTGCACACCATCCTGTTCCGATGGTTCAACTGCACGTTCTGCGGAACCTCGGTGCGGATCAAGGAGTGA